In Paenibacillus sonchi, a single genomic region encodes these proteins:
- a CDS encoding ABC transporter ATP-binding protein: protein MSAAAPVVELKQITKRFPGIVANDSISLTLEKGEIHALLGENGAGKSTLMNIVFGLYQPDEGSIEIGGKPVIIDNPNKAIELGIGMVHQHFKLVEPFTVTENIVLGMEPKKGLKIDYKSAAEQVRKLSEQYGLQVNPNAKIHDISVGMQQRVEIMKTLYRGADILIFDEPTAVLTPQEITELMAIMKRLVAEGKSIILITHKLKEIMEISDRVTIIRRGKVIDTVKTAGTNPNELAEKMVGRGVTFKVDKQNPHIGSSVLKLTNVSSKSKEGVAVLNGLSFEVKAGEILGIAGVDGNGQSELIQAITGLRKIDSGSITVSGKEIANLSPRKVSEMNVSHIPEDRHKHGLVLDFTVSENMVLETYYKSPYNQNGFLNKEVIDQHAEDLVKQFDVRTPSIENKARSLSGGNQQKAIIAREIDKNPTLLIAAQPTRGLDVGAIEFVQKQLIAQRDQGKAVLLISFELDEIMNVSDRIAVIYEGQIVGEVFPQDTNDQELGLMMAGSLKRGGHADV from the coding sequence ATGAGTGCTGCGGCTCCTGTTGTAGAGTTGAAGCAAATCACAAAACGCTTTCCCGGTATCGTTGCGAACGACTCTATCAGTCTTACGCTCGAAAAAGGAGAAATTCATGCACTGCTTGGTGAGAACGGAGCAGGCAAATCCACTTTGATGAATATCGTCTTCGGACTGTATCAGCCCGATGAGGGCAGCATCGAAATCGGCGGGAAACCGGTTATTATCGATAACCCCAATAAAGCGATTGAGCTTGGCATTGGAATGGTTCACCAGCATTTCAAGCTTGTAGAGCCTTTTACGGTAACCGAGAACATTGTTCTGGGCATGGAACCGAAAAAAGGTCTTAAAATCGACTATAAATCCGCTGCGGAGCAGGTTCGCAAGCTATCGGAGCAGTATGGCCTTCAAGTCAATCCAAATGCCAAAATTCATGACATTTCGGTCGGCATGCAGCAAAGGGTAGAGATTATGAAGACCCTGTACCGCGGTGCGGATATACTAATATTCGACGAGCCTACAGCTGTGCTTACGCCACAGGAAATCACGGAACTGATGGCGATTATGAAGCGGCTCGTTGCAGAGGGCAAGTCCATCATTCTGATTACACATAAGCTGAAAGAAATCATGGAGATTTCCGACCGGGTTACCATCATCCGCCGGGGCAAGGTCATTGATACTGTAAAAACAGCCGGTACCAATCCCAACGAACTGGCCGAAAAAATGGTCGGACGCGGGGTAACCTTCAAGGTGGACAAGCAGAATCCCCATATTGGCTCAAGCGTGCTTAAGTTGACAAATGTCAGCAGCAAGAGCAAAGAAGGGGTGGCAGTTTTAAATGGCCTCAGCTTTGAGGTGAAGGCTGGCGAGATCCTCGGAATAGCAGGAGTTGACGGCAACGGGCAAAGCGAGCTGATTCAGGCGATTACGGGGCTTCGCAAGATTGATTCAGGGTCCATTACTGTATCAGGCAAAGAGATTGCTAACCTGAGTCCGCGGAAAGTCTCTGAAATGAATGTTTCCCATATTCCGGAAGACCGCCACAAACATGGCCTCGTGCTGGACTTTACAGTCAGCGAGAATATGGTGCTGGAGACGTATTATAAGAGTCCGTACAACCAGAATGGATTCCTGAACAAAGAAGTCATTGATCAGCATGCTGAGGACTTGGTCAAGCAGTTTGACGTCCGAACGCCTTCCATTGAGAACAAAGCGCGCTCCTTGTCAGGGGGTAACCAACAGAAAGCGATTATTGCGCGGGAAATAGACAAAAATCCGACACTGCTGATTGCGGCCCAGCCGACGCGCGGTCTTGATGTCGGTGCAATCGAATTTGTGCAGAAGCAGCTGATTGCTCAGCGGGACCAGGGCAAAGCGGTGCTGCTGATTTCTTTTGAACTCGATGAAATCATGAATGTATCTGACAGAATCGCCGTCATTTACGAAGGCCAGATTGTCGGTGAAGTATTCCCGCAGGATACCAACGATCAGGAACTGGGTCTGATGATGGCGGGAAGCTTGAAACGGGGAGGCCATGCGGATGTCTAG
- a CDS encoding ABC transporter permease, giving the protein MSRLRKIFATDNYIVPLVAIVMGFLVGAIVMLVGGYDPIAAYSALFKRVFGSPYDFGEAIREMTPLMFTGLAVAFAFRSGMFNIGADGQVLIGMTAASVVGIKFAGTLPSFVLVPLAVIIAGVCGGLWAGIAGYLKAKRGINEVITTIMLNWVALFLSNYIVRSFLLLQGQNRSEDIPASLSMTFLNSVFDNARLHWGTAIALAAAVFFYVYLWKTKQGYEMRAVGLNPHAAEYAGMNVGRNVMKAMFISGVFAGLAGAGEVLGVFHYQSVFAASPGYGFDGIAVALLGLTHPLGVILAAILYGTLTYGSAGMSFGADVPPELIRIVIGSIIFFIAAQGIVRWVLKPFYFKRKKEKVL; this is encoded by the coding sequence ATGTCTAGACTCAGAAAAATATTTGCGACCGACAACTACATCGTTCCGCTAGTTGCAATTGTAATGGGCTTTCTGGTGGGGGCTATCGTTATGCTGGTGGGCGGATACGATCCTATCGCTGCATACTCTGCGCTGTTCAAACGCGTATTTGGCAGCCCGTATGATTTTGGTGAGGCGATCCGTGAGATGACACCGCTGATGTTCACAGGACTTGCAGTAGCCTTTGCATTCCGTTCAGGGATGTTTAATATTGGCGCTGACGGTCAAGTGCTCATTGGCATGACAGCCGCATCTGTTGTTGGCATCAAGTTTGCCGGGACCCTGCCAAGCTTCGTGCTTGTACCGCTGGCTGTTATTATTGCCGGAGTCTGTGGCGGCCTCTGGGCGGGGATTGCCGGGTACCTGAAGGCGAAACGCGGAATTAATGAAGTTATTACTACCATCATGCTCAACTGGGTTGCGCTGTTCCTGTCTAACTATATTGTCAGATCCTTTCTGCTGCTTCAAGGGCAGAACCGCTCTGAGGATATTCCGGCTTCGCTCTCGATGACATTTCTGAATTCCGTGTTTGATAATGCCCGGCTCCACTGGGGAACAGCGATCGCGCTTGCTGCAGCAGTGTTCTTCTATGTGTACCTATGGAAGACCAAACAGGGATATGAAATGCGCGCTGTCGGCCTGAACCCGCATGCTGCAGAATACGCAGGGATGAATGTTGGCCGCAATGTGATGAAGGCCATGTTCATCAGCGGTGTTTTTGCCGGTCTTGCCGGGGCAGGGGAAGTGCTTGGCGTGTTCCACTATCAATCTGTGTTTGCGGCCTCCCCGGGTTATGGCTTTGACGGCATTGCCGTTGCTTTGCTTGGCTTGACACATCCGCTTGGAGTAATTTTGGCTGCGATTCTCTATGGTACGCTGACCTATGGATCAGCAGGCATGAGCTTTGGGGCGGATGTTCCTCCTGAGCTCATCCGCATCGTTATTGGTTCAATTATTTTCTTCATAGCGGCACAAGGAATTGTGCGCTGGGTGCTCAAACCGTTCTACTTCAAGCGCAAGAAAGAGAAGGTGTTATAG
- a CDS encoding ABC transporter permease — MEILGQLLNTTLVFSTALIFAALGGIFSERSGVVNIGLEGLMMFGAFAAAVGGYYAQDAGMGDWAPWIGVLCAMVVGVLGALIHAVASITFKADQTISGTVINFLAAGSTLYVVKLIFEGAGETPLLDGFNKVAIPGLSKIPVIGEGLFNSYPTTYLAIILVIVIYFVLFKTPFGLRLRSVGEHPSAADTLGVNVNRMRYIGVMLSGLLAGIGGATITLTTTGTFAHNTVSGQGFIAIAAMIFGKWNPLGAFGAAVFFGLSQAIRNYVQLFEWSKDIPQEFIFMIPYVLTIIVLVSAVGRSSAPKALGEPYDPSKR; from the coding sequence ATGGAGATATTAGGCCAATTGCTCAATACAACGCTAGTTTTTTCCACAGCGCTGATATTTGCCGCCCTCGGTGGCATCTTCTCTGAACGTTCCGGTGTCGTGAATATTGGACTTGAAGGCTTGATGATGTTTGGTGCCTTTGCCGCAGCCGTAGGCGGATATTACGCTCAGGATGCCGGTATGGGAGACTGGGCTCCATGGATCGGCGTGTTGTGTGCAATGGTTGTAGGCGTGCTTGGCGCGCTCATTCATGCGGTGGCGTCGATTACATTTAAGGCAGATCAGACGATCAGCGGTACGGTCATCAACTTTCTGGCTGCGGGCAGCACGCTTTATGTAGTCAAGCTGATCTTTGAGGGAGCCGGCGAAACGCCGCTGCTGGATGGGTTCAATAAAGTGGCTATTCCTGGACTCTCCAAAATTCCGGTCATCGGTGAGGGATTATTCAATTCCTATCCCACGACATATCTTGCGATTATATTGGTTATTGTGATTTATTTTGTGCTCTTCAAAACTCCGTTTGGCCTTCGTCTGCGTTCTGTAGGGGAGCATCCAAGTGCTGCAGATACACTCGGTGTCAACGTAAACCGGATGAGATATATCGGAGTAATGCTGAGCGGACTGCTGGCGGGTATTGGCGGAGCGACCATTACGCTTACGACCACGGGCACCTTTGCGCATAACACGGTTTCCGGTCAGGGGTTTATCGCTATTGCAGCGATGATCTTTGGAAAATGGAATCCGCTTGGCGCTTTTGGGGCTGCTGTATTTTTCGGCCTGTCCCAGGCGATCCGCAACTATGTCCAGTTGTTCGAATGGTCCAAAGACATCCCGCAGGAATTTATCTTCATGATTCCTTATGTACTAACCATTATCGTTCTGGTGAGTGCGGTTGGACGTTCTTCGGCTCCAAAGGCATTGGGCGAACCTTACGACCCGAGCAAACGTTAG
- a CDS encoding GNAT family N-acetyltransferase — protein MIRYRRPKQDDAVILDLIEKQLVPLSHLPQTVINQIRKDLPRRLGQGVTLVACPDYESDPLGFVHFMLHGDLLYIDMLAIAPAARRKRWGNMLMDRAERFALSRGCLRAKISVDAGNAPGISFYQKLGYSVARYQPQNFCYEFEKLLANRFRA, from the coding sequence ATGATTCGCTACCGCAGACCCAAGCAGGATGACGCCGTGATTCTTGACTTGATTGAAAAGCAACTGGTTCCATTATCACATCTTCCACAGACTGTTATCAACCAGATCCGAAAAGATCTGCCCCGGCGTCTGGGGCAAGGGGTCACCCTTGTGGCTTGTCCGGATTATGAGAGCGATCCGCTGGGATTTGTACACTTTATGCTGCATGGAGATTTGCTCTATATTGACATGCTGGCCATAGCCCCGGCCGCAAGACGCAAACGCTGGGGGAATATGCTTATGGACAGAGCTGAGCGCTTTGCACTATCACGCGGTTGTCTAAGGGCCAAGATATCCGTGGATGCGGGCAATGCGCCAGGCATTTCCTTTTATCAAAAATTGGGCTACAGCGTAGCCCGTTATCAGCCGCAAAACTTCTGCTATGAATTCGAAAAACTGTTAGCCAACAGATTCAGAGCTTAA
- the ilvB gene encoding biosynthetic-type acetolactate synthase large subunit, with product MSAPTPEVRSIEQLREKWKNPEVITGSEVLLRSLVMEGVDTVFGYPGGAVLYIYDALHGFTDFKHILTRHEQGAIHAADGYARASGKAGVCIATSGPGATNLVTGIATAYMDSVPLVVITGNVFSSLIGTDAFQEADITGITMPITKHSYLVRDVEELPRVIHEAFHIANTGRKGPVLIDITKDVSAAKTLYSPVQQQGVNLRGYNPRTVPNKLQLDKLVRAISEAERPIIIAGGGVIYSGAHEAMYEFVKRTEIPITTTLLGLGCYPSADELWMGMPGMHGTYTANNAIQQCDLLINIGARFDDRVTGKLDGFAPKAKIVHIDIDPAEIGKNVSPDIPIVGDVKTVLEMLIPEVSRAAGADAWRTQIAQWKLDYPLHYNDSDTELKPQWVIQMINDTTKGEAIVTTDVGQHQMWAAQYYKFNHPRSWITSGGLGTMGFGFPSAIGAQMAHPERLVVSINGDGGMQMCSQELAICAIHNIPVKIVVINNEVLGMVRQWQTLIYDKRYSYTDLAGSPDFVKLAEAYGVKGLRATNKEEAGAAWKEALETPGPVLVEFVVPKDENVYPMVTQGSTIDQMLMGDE from the coding sequence ATGAGCGCGCCAACACCGGAAGTGCGGTCTATAGAGCAGTTACGTGAGAAATGGAAGAATCCCGAGGTGATTACGGGTTCCGAAGTCCTGCTGCGCAGTCTTGTAATGGAAGGGGTTGATACCGTCTTTGGGTATCCGGGCGGTGCAGTATTGTATATCTATGATGCGCTTCACGGCTTCACGGATTTCAAGCATATCCTTACACGGCATGAGCAGGGCGCGATTCACGCGGCTGACGGCTATGCCAGAGCAAGCGGCAAAGCGGGTGTGTGTATTGCTACCTCCGGTCCGGGAGCAACCAATCTGGTAACGGGGATCGCGACCGCTTATATGGACTCGGTGCCACTGGTGGTAATCACCGGCAATGTTTTCTCCAGCCTGATTGGAACCGACGCTTTCCAGGAAGCGGATATTACAGGCATTACGATGCCGATTACGAAGCACAGCTATCTGGTACGCGATGTTGAAGAACTTCCGCGCGTCATTCATGAAGCTTTCCATATCGCCAACACCGGCCGCAAAGGTCCGGTACTGATCGACATTACGAAGGATGTATCGGCTGCCAAGACACTGTATAGTCCAGTCCAGCAGCAAGGCGTTAACCTCCGCGGCTATAACCCGCGTACGGTTCCGAACAAGCTCCAGCTGGATAAGCTGGTCCGGGCCATTTCGGAGGCGGAACGTCCAATCATTATTGCAGGCGGCGGGGTCATCTATTCCGGAGCCCACGAAGCAATGTATGAATTCGTGAAGCGGACAGAAATCCCGATCACAACTACATTGCTGGGCCTGGGCTGTTATCCGAGTGCGGATGAGCTGTGGATGGGAATGCCCGGCATGCACGGAACGTATACAGCGAACAATGCCATTCAGCAATGCGATCTGCTGATCAACATCGGGGCCCGCTTCGATGACCGTGTGACCGGCAAGCTGGACGGTTTTGCGCCAAAAGCAAAAATCGTTCACATCGACATCGATCCGGCGGAAATCGGCAAAAACGTGTCGCCTGACATTCCGATTGTCGGAGATGTGAAGACCGTGCTGGAGATGCTGATTCCTGAGGTCAGCCGTGCAGCGGGTGCCGATGCCTGGAGAACGCAGATTGCCCAGTGGAAGCTGGATTATCCGCTCCACTACAACGATTCCGACACAGAGCTCAAACCGCAGTGGGTGATTCAGATGATTAATGACACCACCAAAGGTGAAGCTATTGTTACTACCGATGTTGGACAACACCAGATGTGGGCTGCCCAATATTACAAATTCAATCATCCCCGTTCATGGATTACTTCCGGGGGGCTTGGAACGATGGGCTTCGGATTCCCGTCGGCGATCGGAGCGCAGATGGCACATCCGGAACGGCTGGTAGTTTCCATTAATGGTGACGGCGGCATGCAGATGTGTTCACAGGAGCTTGCGATCTGTGCGATCCATAATATCCCGGTCAAAATCGTGGTTATTAACAACGAGGTTCTGGGGATGGTCCGGCAGTGGCAGACCCTCATATATGATAAGCGTTACAGCTATACCGACCTCGCAGGCAGCCCGGATTTCGTTAAGCTGGCTGAAGCATACGGGGTAAAAGGACTTCGGGCAACGAACAAGGAAGAAGCAGGCGCTGCGTGGAAAGAAGCACTGGAAACGCCGGGACCCGTTCTGGTAGAATTCGTTGTTCCTAAGGACGAGAATGTCTACCCGATGGTAACTCAAGGGTCGACCATCGATCAAATGCTGATGGGGGATGAATGA
- the ilvN gene encoding acetolactate synthase small subunit → MTVMRHTIAVLVNDQPGVLQRVSGLFGRRGFNIESITVGQSEEAGLSRMVIVTLGDQHTLEQIEKQLYKLIDVIKVVDLGSKPMVARELALIKVKAEPAERPEIMGVVETFRASVVDIGTTSLLVQVVGDTQKIDAMIELLKPYGIKELSRTGVTAMIRGNA, encoded by the coding sequence ATGACAGTGATGAGACATACGATTGCTGTGCTTGTGAATGACCAGCCGGGTGTGCTGCAGCGGGTGTCAGGCCTGTTCGGGCGCCGGGGCTTCAATATTGAGAGCATTACCGTCGGGCAGTCCGAAGAGGCCGGCCTGTCCCGGATGGTCATTGTTACACTTGGCGACCAGCACACGCTGGAGCAGATCGAGAAGCAGCTCTACAAGCTGATCGATGTGATCAAGGTAGTGGATCTTGGCTCCAAGCCGATGGTTGCCCGTGAGCTGGCGCTCATTAAGGTCAAAGCGGAACCGGCTGAACGTCCGGAAATTATGGGTGTTGTTGAAACCTTCCGCGCTTCCGTGGTGGATATCGGCACAACCAGCCTGCTTGTGCAGGTGGTTGGGGATACCCAGAAGATTGATGCAATGATCGAACTGCTTAAGCCTTATGGCATCAAAGAACTGTCCCGTACCGGCGTTACAGCAATGATCCGGGGAAATGCCTGA
- the ilvC gene encoding ketol-acid reductoisomerase: MAVTTYYEQDAELSVLKGKTIAVIGYGSQGHAQAQNLRDSGLQVVIGLREGKSFETAKNDGFEVLPVAEAVSRADVVQILMPDETQASVYKNEIEPNLKNGAALMFSHGFNVHFGQIVAPKDADVLLVAPKSPGHMVRRTYVEGFGVPGLIAIEQNATGNAQAIGLAYAKGIGCTRAGVIETSFREETETDLFGEQAVLCGGVSALIKAGFETLTEAGYAPEMAYFECLHEMKLIVDLVYEGGLATMRDSISNTAEYGDYVTGPRIITDETKKAMKAVLSDIQQGKFARDFILENQSGRAFLTATRRNEAAHPVEVVGSQLREMMHWIKK, from the coding sequence ATGGCAGTGACAACGTACTATGAACAGGATGCAGAGCTTAGTGTACTAAAAGGGAAGACAATTGCAGTAATCGGGTACGGCAGCCAAGGGCATGCCCAGGCCCAGAACCTGCGTGACAGCGGTCTTCAGGTTGTCATCGGCCTGCGCGAAGGCAAATCGTTCGAAACCGCCAAGAATGACGGCTTTGAAGTGCTGCCGGTAGCTGAAGCAGTATCCCGCGCGGATGTAGTGCAAATTCTGATGCCGGACGAAACTCAGGCATCCGTCTATAAAAATGAAATCGAGCCGAACCTCAAAAACGGCGCGGCGCTGATGTTCTCCCACGGCTTCAACGTTCATTTCGGCCAAATCGTGGCACCTAAGGATGCGGATGTGCTGCTGGTAGCGCCAAAATCCCCGGGCCACATGGTTCGCCGCACTTATGTTGAAGGCTTCGGCGTTCCCGGCCTGATCGCGATTGAACAAAATGCAACCGGCAATGCCCAGGCCATTGGCCTTGCTTATGCCAAAGGCATCGGCTGTACACGTGCAGGGGTTATCGAAACCTCGTTCCGTGAAGAAACCGAAACCGATCTGTTCGGTGAACAGGCTGTTCTGTGCGGCGGCGTATCCGCGCTGATCAAAGCCGGCTTCGAGACACTTACTGAAGCAGGTTATGCTCCTGAAATGGCATACTTCGAATGTCTGCATGAAATGAAGCTGATTGTTGACCTTGTGTATGAAGGCGGACTTGCCACCATGCGCGATTCCATCAGTAACACTGCTGAGTACGGTGACTATGTAACAGGTCCGCGCATCATTACTGACGAAACCAAAAAAGCAATGAAAGCAGTGCTCAGCGATATCCAGCAAGGTAAATTCGCCCGCGACTTTATCCTTGAGAATCAATCCGGCCGTGCATTCCTGACTGCTACCCGCCGCAACGAAGCCGCTCATCCGGTTGAAGTCGTAGGCAGCCAGCTGCGTGAAATGATGCACTGGATTAAGAAATAG
- a CDS encoding 2-isopropylmalate synthase — protein sequence MRKIYVFDTTLRDGEQSPGVNLNTREKVEIAYQLEKLGIDRMEAGFPAASPGDLAAVNAVARAVKNVTLIGLSRSRESDIDAVREALQGAQDPCIHLFLATSPIHRQHKLRMEKAQVLETAQAAIRYAKKYFSKLEFSLEDAGRTERDFMAEMVAMAIREGANVVNIPDTVGYLNPSEYGAIFKFLKDTVPDIEKVQLSAHCHNDLGMATANTLAAIQNGADQIEGTINGIGERAGNTAIEEVALALETRSEFFDAKTSLVLSEISRTSRLVSRLTGMVVPGNKAIVGANAFAHESGIHQDGMLKEKTTYEIMTPETIGLKESKLVLGKHSGRHAFRDKLRDLGYDLLEEELNAAFTKFKDLADKKKEVSDEDILALLEEKLLDTPEVFSLQTIYVTYGNEATPSATITIKGPEPQPIVAVAEGNGSVDAIYNAIDQATREEVTLGDYSIKAVSRGKDAQGEVHVVLSQGEVAAQGRGLSTDILEASARAYLNALNKLLEKRKTYTKRDHANL from the coding sequence TTGCGGAAAATATATGTATTCGACACGACGCTGCGTGACGGAGAGCAGTCGCCGGGGGTGAACCTCAATACAAGGGAAAAGGTAGAGATTGCCTACCAGCTTGAGAAGCTGGGGATCGACCGGATGGAGGCGGGATTTCCCGCAGCTTCGCCAGGAGATCTGGCTGCAGTGAATGCTGTGGCGAGGGCAGTGAAGAATGTAACGCTGATCGGCCTCTCCCGCTCCAGAGAAAGCGACATTGATGCAGTTCGTGAAGCGCTTCAAGGGGCACAGGACCCCTGCATTCATCTGTTCCTGGCGACTTCACCGATTCACCGGCAGCATAAGCTGCGTATGGAAAAGGCCCAGGTGCTGGAAACTGCACAGGCTGCCATCCGTTATGCCAAAAAATACTTCTCCAAGCTGGAATTCTCACTTGAGGATGCTGGCCGCACCGAACGCGACTTCATGGCTGAAATGGTGGCAATGGCGATCCGGGAGGGGGCAAATGTAGTCAACATTCCGGATACTGTAGGCTATTTGAACCCATCGGAGTATGGTGCGATCTTCAAATTTCTTAAGGACACCGTGCCGGATATTGAGAAGGTCCAGCTTAGCGCCCACTGTCATAATGATCTGGGCATGGCTACAGCGAATACGCTCGCTGCCATCCAGAATGGCGCCGACCAGATCGAAGGCACCATCAACGGAATCGGCGAACGTGCGGGGAATACTGCTATTGAAGAAGTGGCTTTGGCGCTGGAGACACGCAGCGAGTTTTTTGATGCCAAGACGTCCCTGGTGCTGTCCGAAATCTCCCGTACCAGCCGTCTGGTCAGCAGGCTGACAGGCATGGTCGTCCCTGGCAACAAGGCGATTGTCGGGGCCAACGCGTTTGCCCACGAGTCCGGAATTCACCAGGACGGCATGCTGAAGGAGAAGACCACCTACGAAATCATGACTCCAGAAACCATCGGGCTCAAAGAGAGCAAGCTGGTGCTTGGCAAGCATTCCGGGCGCCATGCGTTCCGCGACAAGCTTAGGGATCTGGGTTATGACCTTTTGGAGGAGGAACTGAACGCAGCGTTTACCAAGTTCAAGGACCTGGCGGATAAGAAAAAGGAAGTATCGGATGAGGACATTCTGGCGCTGCTGGAGGAAAAACTGCTCGATACACCAGAGGTGTTCAGCCTGCAGACGATTTATGTTACTTACGGCAATGAGGCCACTCCATCAGCGACGATAACGATTAAAGGGCCGGAGCCACAGCCGATTGTTGCGGTTGCCGAAGGCAATGGCTCGGTTGATGCCATTTACAACGCCATTGACCAGGCGACCCGTGAGGAAGTTACGCTGGGCGATTATTCCATCAAGGCCGTGAGCAGAGGCAAAGACGCCCAGGGCGAGGTTCACGTAGTGTTGTCTCAGGGCGAGGTTGCTGCGCAGGGCCGCGGGCTCAGTACCGATATTCTGGAGGCGAGCGCCAGAGCCTATCTGAACGCGCTGAACAAGCTGCTGGAGAAACGGAAAACCTATACAAAGCGCGATCACGCGAATCTGTAA